A genomic region of Oncorhynchus mykiss isolate Arlee chromosome 2, USDA_OmykA_1.1, whole genome shotgun sequence contains the following coding sequences:
- the lmo2 gene encoding rhombotin-2 yields the protein MSSAIERKTMEANEEPVDEVLQMAPSLLNCGGCQQSIGDRFFLKAIEKYWHEDCLSCDLCGCRLGEVGRRLYYKLGRKLCRRDYLRLFGQDGLCASCEKRIRAFEMTMRVRDKVYHLECFKCAACQKHFCVGDRYLLINSDIVCEQDIFEWTKLNNNMV from the exons ATGTCATCTGCAATTGAAAGGAAGACGATGGAGGCTAACGA GGAGCCGGTGGACGAGGTGTTACAGATGGCCCCGTCCCTCCTGAACTGTGGGGGTTGCCAGCAGAGCATCGGGGACAGGTTCTTCCTGAAAGCCATAGAGAAGTACTGGCATGAGGACTGTCTGAGCTGTGACCTGTGTGGCTGCAGACTGGGAGAGGTGGGACGAAGACTCTACTACAAACTGGGACGTAAGCTCTGTCGCAGAGACTACCTCAG GCTGTTTGGACAGGACGGGCTGTGTGCTAGCTGTGAGAAGAGAATCAGAGCGTTTGAGATGACCATGCGTGTGAGGGACAAGGTCTACCACCTGGAGTGTTTTAAATGCGCGGCCTGCCAGAAACACTTCTGTGTCGGGGACCGTTACTTGCTCATCAACTCAGACATTGTGTGTGAGCAGGACATCTTTGAGTGGACCAAACTCAACAACAACATGGTTTAG